Proteins encoded within one genomic window of Triticum aestivum cultivar Chinese Spring chromosome 2D, IWGSC CS RefSeq v2.1, whole genome shotgun sequence:
- the LOC123049627 gene encoding GEM-like protein 4, with translation MKSSSGGHVVGVPVTSKAYGIEEKAPSARDGQSFRKADGDHLAVSLTNPSPYTSFGYKHSSKGQVVHWVSKLSRRAQGFREHVTLGPKISETVKGKLSLGAKILQAGGIERVFRKAFTAEKGERLVKALQCYLYTTGGPIAGMLFVSTKRIAFRSDRPVTVTSPKGDVARVSYKVVVPLKRIDKVRPSENVDRPEEKYIHVATVDGFEFWFMGFVSYQRSCKYMQQVIGGGAELQ, from the exons ATGAAGTCGAGCAGCGGCGGCCATGTCGTGGGAGTCCCGGTGACCTCCAAGGCGTACGGGATAGAGGAGAAGGCGCCGTCGGCCAGGGACGGCCAGTCGTTCAGGAAGGCGGACGGCGATCACCTTGCTGTCTCCTTGACGAATCCTAGCCCCTACACGTCTTTCGGCTACAAGCACA GCAGCAAGGGTCAGGTTGTCCACTGGGTGAGCAAGCTGAGCAGAAGGGCGCAAGGCTTCCGTGAGCATG TGACCCTGGGTCCCAAGATATCTGAGACCGTGAAGGGGAAGCTGAGCCTGGGGGCCAAGATCCTGCAGGCCGGCGGGATCGAGCGCGTGTTCCGGAAGGCCTTCACGGCCGAGAAGGGCGAGCGGCTGGTGAAGGCGCTGCAGTGCTACCTCTACACCACCGGCGGCCCCATCGCCGGGATGCTCTTCGTCTCCACCAAGAGGATCGCCTTCCGCAGCGACCGGCCCGTCACTGTCACCTCCCCCAAGGGCGACGTGGCGCGCGTCTCCTACAAGGTGGTCGTCCCGCTCAAGCGGATCGACAAGGTGCGGCCCAGCGAGAACGTCGACCGGCCGGAGGAGAAGTACATCCACGTCGCTACCGTCGACGGCTTCGAGTTCTGGTTCATGGGCTTCGTCAGCTACCAGAGGTCCTGCAAGTACATGCAGCAGGTCATCGGCGGCGGCGCGGAGCTGCAATGA
- the LOC123049628 gene encoding endogenous alpha-amylase/subtilisin inhibitor-like, whose product MSSRRVGLLFISLLAIALSCSADPPPVHDTDGNELRADANYYVLPANRAHGGGLTMAPGHGRRCPLFVSQEADGQRDGLPVRIAPHGGGAPSDKIIRLSTDVRISFRAYTTCVQSTEWHIDSELVSGRRHVITGPVRDPSPSGRENAFRIEKYSGAEVHEYKLMACGDSCQDLGVFRDLKGGAWFLGATEPYHVVVFKKAPPA is encoded by the coding sequence ATGAGTAGCCGCCGTGTTGGACTCCTCTTCATCTCCCTTCTGGCCATCGCCCTCTCGTGCAGCGCGGATCCGCCGCCGGTGCACGACACGGACGGCAACGAACTGCGCGCCGACGCGAACTACTACGTCCTCCCGGCCAACCGCGCCCATGGCGGGGGGCTCACGATGGCGCCCGGCCACGGGCGCCGCTGCCCGCTCTTCGTCTCGCAGGAGGCCGACGGGCAGCGCGACGGCTTGCCCGTGCGCATCGCCCCGCACGGCGGCGGCGCGCCGTCCGACAAGATAATTCGGCTGTCGACCGACGTCCGCATCTCCTTCCGCGCCTACACGACGTGCGTGCAGTCCACCGAGTGGCACATCGACAGCGAGCTGGTGTCCGGCCGCCGGCACGTGATCACCGGCCCGGTCAGGGACCCGAGCCCGAGCGGCAGGGAGAACGCCTTCCGCATCGAGAAGTACAGCGGCGCGGAGGTGCACGAGTACAAGCTCATGGCATGCGGGGACTCGTGCCAGGACCTCGGCGTGTTCAGGGACCTCAAGGGCGGCGCGTGGTTCCTGGGCGCCACTGAGCCGTACCATGTCGTCGTGTTCAAGAAGGCGCCGCCCGCCTGA